From the genome of Balneolaceae bacterium:
GTTGAAGGGGCTTCGTTTACCAATTTTTACGTGAGCCCGGTCTGTTCGCCAACCCGCGCGGAGCTTTTGACGGGACGATATCATCCCCGAAGTGGGGTTTATGGAACATCAGCCGGTGGCGAACGAATGGACCTGGATGAAACCACACTGGCTGAGGTATTCAAACGAGCGGGATATACAACCGGTATTTTTGGGAAGTGGCACAACGGCATGCAAGCTCCCTATCACCCCAATGCCCGTGGGTTTGATGAGTTCTACGGATTTGCTTCCGGCCACTGGGGTGATTATTTCAGTCCTAAATTCCTGGAACACAACGGGGAGTTGGTTCAGGGAGAAGGATATATCGTGGATGACTTTACAAATAAAGGGATGTCGTTTATTGAGAACCATCAGGAAGAGCCTTTTTTCGCTTTCTTCGCCTATAATACCCCGCACTCACCGATGCAGGTGCCGGACAGGTGGTGGCAGCAGGTTGAAGAGCGGGGCATTGACATGCGTCACCGTGATCCCGAATTGGAAGACACCACCTTTACAACCGCAGCCCTGGCGATGGTGGAAAACATCGACTGGAATGTGGGGCGGATCAACCAAAAACTGGAAGATTTGGGCCTCGAAGAAAATACCATCGTGATATACATGAGTGACAACGGCCCGAATAGCTGGCGGTGGAATGGTGGAATGAAAGGACGGAAGGGCAGCATTGACGAGGGCGGTGTGCGATCTCCGCTTTTTATCAGGTGGCCGGGGATGATAGAGAATGGGAAAGAAATTGATCAGATTGCCGCCGGAATTGATCTGTTACCAACGCTCGCCGATTTGGCGGAGATCTCTTTTGAAACCAACAAACCTCTTGACGGTATCAGCCTGAAGCCGCTGCTTTTGGGTGATACGGACTCGTTGGATGATCGCCTTATTTACAGCCATTGGAACGGGCGGACCAGTGTGCGATCTCAGCAGTGGCGGCTGGATCATGAAGGACTGCTCCACAACATCCCGCAAGACCGGGGACAGAAAAATGATGTTGCTGGTCAACATCCCGAGATAGCCGAATCGCTTTCAGATTCATTGGCAAACTGGGAAAAGGAAGTGTTAAGTGAATTGGAAAACAGTGAGCAAGACGACCGCCCATTCCCTGTTGGCCATCCGGAATTTCGAAACACGCAGCTTCCGGCGCGCGACGGGATCCCGCATGGAGCTATCGAGCGTTCGAATCGGTTTCCGAACGATTCGTTCTTCAGAAACTGGAGCAGCACCTCAGACAGTATCACCTGGGATGTTGAGGTTCTGGAAAGCGGAGAATTTGAAGTAGAACTGTACTATACGCTCCCCGAAGGGAATGAGGGGACGGTCATGGAACTTTCATTTGGGAATAACAGCATTTCGGAAACAATTGACACAGCTCATGATCCTCCAATTCGGGGGATGGAACACGACCGTATTGAGCGGCAGGAGTCGTACGTTAAGGATTTCAGACCTGTAAATCTAGGCAGAATCAATCTGAAAGCCGGACAAGGTGTTCTGACACTCAAAGCGTTGGATTTACCCGGCGGAGGCGGGCCGGATATTCGATTGTTGATGCTAAAAAGGGTGGATTAACCATTTTTAAAAAAACTTGACAAACCATCAGCATTTCTGCACATTTTCTGCGAGCTATTAATCAACACAGTTTAAACAATAAGTTATCCGTATTTCCGCTGACTCAGATCTCAAGCCGGATACATAATTAAAAAAGAATTCTTTACGTATGGAACTTGCAATACACAACTGGATGCGCGCCGAACCGATTGAAACCACAATCGAACGAATTGCCCGCCTCGGCTACCATAAACTGGAAATTTCCGGTGAACCGGAATCCTACGACACTCAAAAAGTTGGCAAACTGTTAAAAGACCACGGAATAGGCTGCTGGGGATCGGTCACCCTGATGATGGAAGAGCGAAATTTACTTGCTGCTGATGAAGATCAGCGGGCCATGTCTATTCAGTATGTGAAAGATGTTGTAAAAATGGTAAAAGAACTGAATGGTACTATGGTATCTGTTGTGCCGGGCACTGTTGGTAAACTGGTTCCCGATGGCCGTCCCGAAGAGGAGTGGGAGTGGGCCGTATCATCCATGAAAGAGATTTATGACTATGCGGAATCACAGGAAATTCTGATCGGCATTGAACCCATTAACCGGTTCGAAACCTACTTTATCAACAGGGGTGACCAGGCTCTTGCACTTGCAAAAGAGGTAGGGCCCAACTGCGGTGTATGCCTGGACGTGTTTCATATGAATATTGAAGAAGATGATATTTATGACGCGATTCTCCGGGCAAAGGGAAGAATCAACGGCATTCATGTGGCGGATAATAACCGGATGGCACCGGGGATGGGTAAATTAAACTGGCCTAAGATTATAGACACGGTAAAAGAAGCTGGGTTTGACGGGGCTATTTCTGTGGAATTCTGTTCACCGGTTGACCGAACTCCTGCAAATCCGTATCTGAATTCAATTGATGAGAAGCCGGAGGGGTTAAGTGCCGAACAGAAAAAATTTATTGAAGATCACGGCAGTACATCCGTTTCTGAAGAGTTCTATACGGAACTGACCCGCAGATCGGCTGAAAAGCTTTTACCGTTGATTAGTTGATAACCCTGAAGTAGGGCAAATAAATCTCCCCTTGCGCTTGCGTCCCGACCATTCGGGGAGGGGAGTGCCGAAGCACAGCGAAGGCGAGGGGTGTCAGTGATGCCCCCTTTCACGAACTGCCTGAAACAGGGTCATGTTCAACACACCCCTGATAGCTTCGCTAAACGCTACGCTATCTGTCCCCTCTCGAGCCACATTTGGTCCCGAGACTTCGGGGAGGGGAATCTCAAAACTCAACATTCAAAACGTAATCACGAAACACCACATGATCATAGAAAACGTAGAAGCTTATTGGCTTCGCTGTCCCATTCAGGAAGCAAAACAACACCGGTCCGATTATGGATTGCTTACCCATTTTGATATGACTCTGGTTGTTGTAACAACCAAAGATGGGTTGCAGGGTTTTGGCGAGGCGAAAGCGGCGGTTGGTTCTTCCGGGGTGTGTGCTTCCATTGTAAGCTGTGTGGAAAATGAACTGAAACCGGCATTAATTGGTCAGGATGCACGGAATATTACCCGGATCTGGGAACAGCTTTATAGCGGAACGCGCGATCACTATGCCCTGGCAAGAGGCCGGAAATTTCCAATCCTGGGGAGAAGAGGACTCACTATATCGGCCATCAGCGGTGTGGATATGGCACTGTGGGATTTGAAGGGAAAAGCCCTGAATGTTCCGGTTGTGGAACTGCTTGGAGGAGCCTGCCGGGATCAGATGCCTGCGTATGCAAGCGGCGGCTGGGCGGATGTGGATGGCATTGGCGAACAACTTTCCGGTTATGTATCAAAGGGATTTGATGGAGTAAAGATGCGGGTAGGGGTGATGGACGATACAGTTGGAAAGAGCATTGCCAGGGTAAAAGCTGCCCGCGAAGCCCTGGGACCTGATATTAAGATTATGGCGGATGCACACGGCACCTACAGTGTACCCGAAGCCAAACAGTTTTGCAGGGGAGTTGAAGATTCTGATTTATACTGGTTTGAAGAACCGATCAGCCCGGATAACCCGAAGGGAACCGCAGAGGTTCGTGCCTCAACATCCATTCCCATTGCAGCCGGTGAAAGCGAATACACCTGTTTTGATGTCCGTGATTTGATCAGCCATCGGGCGATAGATGTTGTTCAGCCGGATGCAGCGATCATCGGCGGAATCTCGGAAGCGATGCGGGTGGGCCATCTTGCGCAGGCATGGCAGCTGGAACTTGCTCCTCACTGCTGGGGATCTGCTTTTTCATTTATGGCAGGTGTTACCGTTGCATTTGCAAGCCCTTCAGCTACAATTATAGAATTTTCGCTGGGTGGCAACCCGATGATGTATGATCTGGTAAACGAAAACATAGAAGCAGAAAACGGAAAAATAAAAGCTCCCGATACACCCGGTTTGGGCGTTACACCCAATTGGGATTTTGTGAAGGAGTACAAGCAAAAAATTTAAAACATGAATAGTCTTTCCGAGCTTTTGATAGCACGAACAGCCTGCCCCGAAAAGTCGGGGTCTCGCTCGTGCTCATTTTGGGACACCCCGATGTTTCGAGTGCCATCTTGAACCTTAGACTTTAAACCTTAAACCCAAAAACCAATCCTATGTCACGCGCAGTTAAAATCAACCATGTAACACTTATCGTAGATAATCTGGAAGAAGCTGGCGAATTTTATGAAAAAGAGCTGGGCCTCGATCCGCTGCCCGCTTTCAATTTCGATTACCCGGTAATGTTTTTTGATATCAACGATGAACAGCAGCTCCATCTTTCAGAGTGGGAAGACACACCCTCATTCCGGGGCCACGTCTGCATGCAGGTGGATGATTTCAATTCCATCTTTAAACGTATGAAAGAGTTAGAGGCGATTGATATCAAACCCTGGGGAAACGTGCGACAGTTACCCGATGGTGCCATGCAGATGTTTGTACGTGATCCCTCCGGAAATCTCGTAGAGTTGTCCTCCCATCCGGATGCTGATATTGATGAAGCTATTTTTGAGGATGAACTCTATGAAGAAGGGCTTTACAAATCCAATCGTGAAGATTACAGGGGATATAAAAGTGATGATGCATCGCTTTATCACGGTGAGAAGAAAAAGAAAAGTAATCGGTTTGAATATTATTCTTGGAGAAGGTTTATGTTCTGTCTGTTAGTGTCATCTTTCTATTACCGTCTGCTTTAGCTGACGGTAATGAAAGGCAGGAGGTAAATGGCTTTAGCCACATTCAATTTGGGGCTAAAGCCCTTCTAAGGTATCAGATCTCTCTCCCGTTGGCTGAAGCCAACGGTAATAGATAAACAGAGATAGAATTTACAGGTAGTTTAAAAAATTCGAATTTAGATTTTTACAATGAAAAAAAATGTACTTCTTCTCGAAACCGTTGCTACAGAGGCGGATACCCTGTTGCGTGAAAATACAATTGTTCATGAGGCTTTTCAGCCTGTGAATCCGGTTGAAGTTGCCAAAAATACTACCATTCACGCGATTGTCACCCGGGGCAAAGGCCAGGTGAACCGAGAGTTGATGGATGCCTGCCCCGATCTTGAAGTCGTGGCCCGCTGTGGTGTTGGCCTTGATAATGTGGATGTTCCCGAAGCAACAAAGCGGGGTGTCAAAGTCATTAACGCTCCCGGTTCCAACTCATCAACCATAGCCGAACATGCCTTAACCCTGATGCTGATGTGTGTCCGAAATGCATGGACGTCTGTTGAGCGCGTCAAGGACGGGGACTGGAGCTGGCGGAACCGATACAGCGGGGATGAACTGAGAGAAAAAACACTTGGTATTTTGGGAATGGGAAATATAGGTCAACGGGTTGCAAAACTGGCTGATGCTTTTGGGATGAAGGTGATATATTGGGATAAATTTCCTGTTCAATCGGAATATGAAAGCGGCTCAATGCAAAATGTTCTGAAACGGGCGGATGTTGTGACGATTCATGTACCGCTTCTGGAAGAGACGAAAAATTTGATAGGTAAAAAGCAGCTTGATCTCATGAAACCGGGTGCTTTTCTCATCAATACGGCAAGAGGGCCTATTATTGATGAAGCGGCTCTTTTAAAAGCATTGGACAGCGGAACAATTGCAGGTTTTGCGGCTGATGTTCTTGCTGTTGAACCACCGGGTAGCGATCATCTTTTGGTGAATCATCCAAAAACCCTCATTACCCCACACACTGGAAGCCTTACAGCCACCACCTACCGGAATATGTGTGTGTCTACGGTTCAAAATGTGATTGCAGTCCTCAGCGGATCAAAACCCGACCCGAAATCAGTGTTTAACAGGGATAATTTGAATAGCAATTAGTGTGGTAAGTTTTAAAACCTTATAGTGCGAAGATCAAAAAAAAACCTAAATCCTGCTAAATAGGCCACAAAATCACAAAAACACGAAAAATATTTTTGATTTAGTGTTTTTGCATCTATTAGATAATGCTTTATAAAGTTGCAAAACCAAGCTAAAATATGAATTTGAAATAAGAAAATACTATGAATGTATTTCAAAATGGTTTAAGAATATTCAAAATTCTGGCGATTCTGATGATAGCAGCTTTAATTGGTACCCTGAATGTGAATGCCCAGGAAAACGACCAATGGATTACGTTTGAACCGGGCGAGGGACCGGGCAACGGGCAACATATTGTACTGGTAAGCGGGGATGATGAATATCGGTCCGAAGAAGCCCTGCCTATGCTGGCCAAAATTTTATCGAAACATCACGGATTTAAAACCACTGTTCTTTTTGCAATTGAGCCTGAGAGCGGTGAAATCAAACCCGATTATCAAAACAATATTCCGGGTCTGGAAAATCTTGAATCTGCTGATCTGATGGTGATTTTTACCCGCTTCCGTGAATTGCCGGACGAACAGATGAAATATATTGATGAATACGTGCAATCCGGTAAACCGATCGTAGCCTTGCGAACGGCAACGCATGCGTTTGCCTACTCAGAAAATTCGGAAAGTGAATATGCAAAGTATTCCTACAATAGTGATGTTCCCGGCTGGGAAGGCGGATTTGGAAGACAAATTCTCGGTGAAACCTGGGTAGATCACCATGGAGATCATGGAAGTGAAGGAACCAGGGGCTTAATTGATGGAATTATGGAGCGAAATGATCATCCAATAATTAGGGGTGTTTCCGATATTTGGGGACCAACGGATGTATATGGAACCAGGGAGCTTCAGGGCGATGTGGATGTTCTGGTATGGGGAGCATCAACCAATGGAATGACACCAGAGGCTTCTATCAATTGGGAAAAATCAATCATGCCGGTGGCCTGGACAAAAACATATACTTCGGAACAGGGAAATACCGGGAAAGTTTTTACTACAACCATGGGATCTTCTGAGGATCTGGAAAGTGAGGGCTTTCGAAGGCTTTTGGTCAACGCCTGTTACTGGGCTCTCGACATGGGAGAGGAGGTTTCTGAAAATAGCAACGTTGAACTTATTGGAGAATATACACCCACGAAATTCGGTTTTGGTGATTTTATCCAGGGCCTTAAACCGATTGATTATAAATAATGTGAATTTGGTATAAGAGCTGTTTGAGGAGTGTCCCCTTTGAAGGGGGCAATGGGGGATGGAAAAAACAATTTTTTATTCTGAAAACTGGATATTTGTTTTCATAGCACTTTACTGTGTCATCCCCCTGCTCACTATGCTCGCTTTCCCCCTTCAATGGGGGAATAAAAACAGAATTTTCAGACAACCTAAATCCTCGACAACTTACAAACTATAAACGGTGATTAACTTGAAAGTGAATTTTAATCGAACACTCACGTTTTTAGCTATTGCTCTAATTTCTTTCAGTGCTGTTCAATGCACTCGAACAGATCATACTCTGCAGATCAGCAAGGATGCTCATATTACACTAATCGGAAATAACCTCGGATCAAGAATGATGAATTTCGGCCATTTTGAAACCGAGATGCACGTTCGCTATCCGGATAGTTTACTCTTTATTCGGAACATGAGTGATCCCGGAAACAGGCCCGGATTTCGTCCTCATGCATCCCGTAATTCACCATGGGCATTTCCCGGCGCCGAACAGTTTTACACCGAATTAGCTACTGATTCAAACAGCCAGGGTCATTTTGAAACACCGGACGAGTGGCTGACCCGGCTTGAAACAGATATTATCATTGCATTTTTTGGCTATAATGAATCGTTTGAAGGAGAGGCCGGGCTGGAAAACTACAAAGCAGAACTGGATGCGTTCATCAAACATACATTAAATCAGAACTATAATGGAGAAACGCCCCCGCAGCTTGCCATTGTTTCTCCCATTGCATTTGAAAATCTTTCCGATGAGCATGATCTGCCCGATGGTCGCAGTGAAAACGAAAACCTGAGCCTCTATACGGAGGCAATGGAAGAGGTTGTCGATAAACACAATTCACTTGCCGAAGAGCATGATGTGCTTTTTGTTGATGCATTTTCGCCATCCAAAGACTGGTTTGAATCGAGTGAAGATCCGTTAACCATTGATGGATCACAGCTCAATGAAGAAGGGTATGCGAAATTCGCAAAACTGCTGGCTGATGAGGTCTTTGGGGAGGTTGATGCGGAAGTCGAAGAACATCGGGACTTAGTTCATGAAGCCGTACTTGAAAAAAACTGGATGTGGCATAATGATTTTAAAATTCCCAATGGTGTGCATGCTTACGGCCGTCGATACAATCCGTTTGGTCCGGACAACTATCCGGCTGAAATTGAGAAAACCCGGCAAATGACCGCTATCAGGGATACAGCGATTTGGCGTGCGGCAAATGGAGAACAGATGGATGTAGCGGCAGCGGATCAAAATACCCGGCAGCTACCGGAAGTGGAAACCAATTTCGATCCCGATCAGCATGGGAATCCCGAATACAAGTACGGAGAGGATGCACTCGAGACATTTGAAATGGCCCCCGGTTATGAAATTAAACTGTTTGCGTCTGAAGAAGATTTTTCCGATCTGGCAAATCCCGTTCAACTCTCATTTGATACCAAAGGGCGACTTTGGGTAGCTACAATGCCAAGCTACCCACACTACAAGCCGGGTGATGAAAAACCCAATGATAAGCTGATTATTCTTGAAGATACCGATGGCGACGGCCGGGCTGATAAACAGACCACATTTGTGGATGGATTACATCTTCCTGTAGGGTTTGAGTTTGCACCGGAAGGCGTGTATGTATCGCAGGGAACGAATTTGATGCTTTATACAGATACGGATGGCGATGACCGGGCAGACACCAGCGAAATTGTTTTGAGCGGTTTTGATGATCATGATACTCACCATGCACACAGTGCATATACAGCGGATCCATCCGGCGCTATCTACATGGGAGAGGGCGTATTTCTGCATACCAATGTTGAAACGTCGTATGGGCCGGTTCGCGCAACGAACGGAGGGTTTTACCGGTACAATCCTCAGCGCCGCCGCCTGGAACGAACGGCCCAGTTATCGATACCCAATCCGTGGGGTATTGCATTTGACGAGTGGGGACAGAATTTCTTTGCCGAAACATCCGGCCCGGATGTTCTCTGGATGATGCCGGGTACAGTTAAACCCAGGTACGGCGTAGCCAATCCAAAATCAAGAAACCTGATTGAAGATGAACACAGGGTTCGTCCGACTTCAGGGCTGGAATTTGTGTCGAGCCGGCATTTTCCGGATGAGGTTCAGGGAGACTTTTTGATCAACAATACCATAGGATTTCTGGGTACCAAACAGCATACACTGGAAGATGATGGCACGGGTTATAAAAGCCGCCACAGACAGGATTTGGTTCAATCAAGCGATCGTAATTTTCGTCCTGTGGATATGGAATTTGCTCCCGATGGTTCACTTTACCTGGTGGACTGGCACAATGTATTGATCGGCCATATGCAGCATAATG
Proteins encoded in this window:
- a CDS encoding arylsulfatase, with the translated sequence MNATNYSLIIILFALVFNACTENKIDRENALPNVVLIVTDDQGWGDLSYTGNENIRTPHIDSLAVEGASFTNFYVSPVCSPTRAELLTGRYHPRSGVYGTSAGGERMDLDETTLAEVFKRAGYTTGIFGKWHNGMQAPYHPNARGFDEFYGFASGHWGDYFSPKFLEHNGELVQGEGYIVDDFTNKGMSFIENHQEEPFFAFFAYNTPHSPMQVPDRWWQQVEERGIDMRHRDPELEDTTFTTAALAMVENIDWNVGRINQKLEDLGLEENTIVIYMSDNGPNSWRWNGGMKGRKGSIDEGGVRSPLFIRWPGMIENGKEIDQIAAGIDLLPTLADLAEISFETNKPLDGISLKPLLLGDTDSLDDRLIYSHWNGRTSVRSQQWRLDHEGLLHNIPQDRGQKNDVAGQHPEIAESLSDSLANWEKEVLSELENSEQDDRPFPVGHPEFRNTQLPARDGIPHGAIERSNRFPNDSFFRNWSSTSDSITWDVEVLESGEFEVELYYTLPEGNEGTVMELSFGNNSISETIDTAHDPPIRGMEHDRIERQESYVKDFRPVNLGRINLKAGQGVLTLKALDLPGGGGPDIRLLMLKRVD
- a CDS encoding sugar phosphate isomerase/epimerase; this translates as MELAIHNWMRAEPIETTIERIARLGYHKLEISGEPESYDTQKVGKLLKDHGIGCWGSVTLMMEERNLLAADEDQRAMSIQYVKDVVKMVKELNGTMVSVVPGTVGKLVPDGRPEEEWEWAVSSMKEIYDYAESQEILIGIEPINRFETYFINRGDQALALAKEVGPNCGVCLDVFHMNIEEDDIYDAILRAKGRINGIHVADNNRMAPGMGKLNWPKIIDTVKEAGFDGAISVEFCSPVDRTPANPYLNSIDEKPEGLSAEQKKFIEDHGSTSVSEEFYTELTRRSAEKLLPLIS
- a CDS encoding mandelate racemase/muconate lactonizing enzyme family protein → MIIENVEAYWLRCPIQEAKQHRSDYGLLTHFDMTLVVVTTKDGLQGFGEAKAAVGSSGVCASIVSCVENELKPALIGQDARNITRIWEQLYSGTRDHYALARGRKFPILGRRGLTISAISGVDMALWDLKGKALNVPVVELLGGACRDQMPAYASGGWADVDGIGEQLSGYVSKGFDGVKMRVGVMDDTVGKSIARVKAAREALGPDIKIMADAHGTYSVPEAKQFCRGVEDSDLYWFEEPISPDNPKGTAEVRASTSIPIAAGESEYTCFDVRDLISHRAIDVVQPDAAIIGGISEAMRVGHLAQAWQLELAPHCWGSAFSFMAGVTVAFASPSATIIEFSLGGNPMMYDLVNENIEAENGKIKAPDTPGLGVTPNWDFVKEYKQKI
- a CDS encoding VOC family protein, yielding MSRAVKINHVTLIVDNLEEAGEFYEKELGLDPLPAFNFDYPVMFFDINDEQQLHLSEWEDTPSFRGHVCMQVDDFNSIFKRMKELEAIDIKPWGNVRQLPDGAMQMFVRDPSGNLVELSSHPDADIDEAIFEDELYEEGLYKSNREDYRGYKSDDASLYHGEKKKKSNRFEYYSWRRFMFCLLVSSFYYRLL
- a CDS encoding hydroxyacid dehydrogenase, with product MKKNVLLLETVATEADTLLRENTIVHEAFQPVNPVEVAKNTTIHAIVTRGKGQVNRELMDACPDLEVVARCGVGLDNVDVPEATKRGVKVINAPGSNSSTIAEHALTLMLMCVRNAWTSVERVKDGDWSWRNRYSGDELREKTLGILGMGNIGQRVAKLADAFGMKVIYWDKFPVQSEYESGSMQNVLKRADVVTIHVPLLEETKNLIGKKQLDLMKPGAFLINTARGPIIDEAALLKALDSGTIAGFAADVLAVEPPGSDHLLVNHPKTLITPHTGSLTATTYRNMCVSTVQNVIAVLSGSKPDPKSVFNRDNLNSN
- a CDS encoding ThuA domain-containing protein, encoding MNVFQNGLRIFKILAILMIAALIGTLNVNAQENDQWITFEPGEGPGNGQHIVLVSGDDEYRSEEALPMLAKILSKHHGFKTTVLFAIEPESGEIKPDYQNNIPGLENLESADLMVIFTRFRELPDEQMKYIDEYVQSGKPIVALRTATHAFAYSENSESEYAKYSYNSDVPGWEGGFGRQILGETWVDHHGDHGSEGTRGLIDGIMERNDHPIIRGVSDIWGPTDVYGTRELQGDVDVLVWGASTNGMTPEASINWEKSIMPVAWTKTYTSEQGNTGKVFTTTMGSSEDLESEGFRRLLVNACYWALDMGEEVSENSNVELIGEYTPTKFGFGDFIQGLKPIDYK
- a CDS encoding PVC-type heme-binding CxxCH protein → MNFNRTLTFLAIALISFSAVQCTRTDHTLQISKDAHITLIGNNLGSRMMNFGHFETEMHVRYPDSLLFIRNMSDPGNRPGFRPHASRNSPWAFPGAEQFYTELATDSNSQGHFETPDEWLTRLETDIIIAFFGYNESFEGEAGLENYKAELDAFIKHTLNQNYNGETPPQLAIVSPIAFENLSDEHDLPDGRSENENLSLYTEAMEEVVDKHNSLAEEHDVLFVDAFSPSKDWFESSEDPLTIDGSQLNEEGYAKFAKLLADEVFGEVDAEVEEHRDLVHEAVLEKNWMWHNDFKIPNGVHAYGRRYNPFGPDNYPAEIEKTRQMTAIRDTAIWRAANGEQMDVAAADQNTRQLPEVETNFDPDQHGNPEYKYGEDALETFEMAPGYEIKLFASEEDFSDLANPVQLSFDTKGRLWVATMPSYPHYKPGDEKPNDKLIILEDTDGDGRADKQTTFVDGLHLPVGFEFAPEGVYVSQGTNLMLYTDTDGDDRADTSEIVLSGFDDHDTHHAHSAYTADPSGAIYMGEGVFLHTNVETSYGPVRATNGGFYRYNPQRRRLERTAQLSIPNPWGIAFDEWGQNFFAETSGPDVLWMMPGTVKPRYGVANPKSRNLIEDEHRVRPTSGLEFVSSRHFPDEVQGDFLINNTIGFLGTKQHTLEDDGTGYKSRHRQDLVQSSDRNFRPVDMEFAPDGSLYLVDWHNVLIGHMQHNARDPLRDHVHGRIYRITYPERPLVEPAKVAGATIEELFENLKLPEFRTRERTRLELRSRDASEVLQHLDTWIANLDESEERYEHHLLEALWVSWGLNQVHDQLLRELLDAEDYRVRAAAVRVLRYTGHQVEDQVDLLVQAAGDEHGRVRLEAIVAASWLSQDDGLSILNEAGNYPIDDWMRPSYDTALARLLGETVQDEEPEEIETSLTGTERDLFMKGREIYALDGYCGTCHQPDGKGLTASGFPPLAGTRWVNGNEERLIKLTLHGLAGPIEVLGKEYPGNVPMTPFGGMLNDEEVAAVLTYVRNAFGNEASAITPEKVKEVREATQDKNGFYSPDELLEQHPFEE